In one Alphaproteobacteria bacterium SS10 genomic region, the following are encoded:
- the rfbB gene encoding dTDP-glucose 4,6-dehydratase — protein MSDNFTSTIFVTGGAGFIGSAVIRKLIGETGARVINIDKLTYAATPTALSSIDQDPRYSFEQVDICDAAELDRCFTTYKPDAVMHLAAESHVDRSIDGPAAFIQTNIVGTYTLLDATARYWSTLDDTAKAAFRFHHISTDEVYGSLGDEGLFTEESQYQPNSPYSASKAGSDHLVRAWHHTFHIPVVTSNCSNNYGPYQFPEKLIPLMIINGLKGKELPVYGQGTNIRDWLHVADHADALVTILRQGKPGETYNVGGHNEKQNIEVVHAICDHLDELAPALEGMSSRRELIRYVTDRPGHDQRYAIDASKIDRELGWTPKWTFETGIRDTVEWYLGNEDWWQEIREANYAGQRLGLKAANG, from the coding sequence ATGAGCGACAATTTCACCAGCACCATTTTTGTCACCGGCGGGGCCGGCTTTATTGGATCCGCGGTTATTCGCAAGCTGATTGGTGAAACCGGTGCCCGGGTCATCAATATCGATAAGCTGACCTATGCCGCGACGCCTACGGCGCTTAGCAGCATCGACCAAGACCCACGCTACAGCTTTGAGCAGGTGGATATCTGCGATGCGGCAGAGCTTGATCGCTGCTTCACAACCTACAAGCCTGATGCGGTGATGCACCTGGCCGCTGAGAGCCATGTTGACCGTTCAATCGACGGGCCAGCCGCCTTCATCCAAACCAATATTGTTGGCACCTACACCCTATTGGATGCGACAGCTCGCTATTGGAGCACGCTGGACGACACGGCAAAGGCCGCGTTCCGGTTCCACCACATCTCAACCGATGAGGTTTATGGCTCGCTAGGCGATGAAGGGCTATTCACTGAGGAAAGCCAATACCAGCCGAACTCCCCCTACTCCGCCAGTAAGGCGGGGTCGGATCACCTGGTTCGGGCTTGGCACCACACCTTCCATATTCCAGTGGTGACCTCAAACTGCTCAAATAATTACGGGCCGTATCAGTTCCCTGAGAAGCTGATCCCACTGATGATCATCAATGGCCTAAAGGGCAAAGAGCTACCGGTTTATGGCCAGGGCACCAATATCCGTGACTGGCTGCATGTGGCCGATCACGCCGATGCGCTCGTCACCATCCTTCGCCAAGGTAAGCCGGGCGAGACCTATAATGTCGGTGGCCATAACGAGAAGCAGAATATCGAGGTGGTGCATGCCATCTGCGATCACCTCGATGAACTGGCCCCGGCCCTCGAAGGCATGTCCAGTCGTCGTGAGCTGATCCGCTACGTCACCGACCGCCCGGGCCATGACCAGCGCTACGCTATTGATGCCAGCAAGATTGATCGCGAGCTTGGCTGGACGCCGAAATGGACATTCGAGACCGGCATCCGCGACACCGTTGAGTGGTATCTGGGTAATGAAGATTGGTGGCAAGAGATCCGTGAGGCCAACTACGCTGGACAGCGTTTGGGCCTTAAGGCCGCCAACGGCTAA
- the rfbD gene encoding dTDP-4-dehydrorhamnose reductase encodes MHLLVTGAGGQVGTEXGKRASADPDAPDAIRLTCIDRDEADLSEPSSLRNVIEQHRPDGVINAAAYTAVDKAEEEEELATIINGEAPGAMAATCQDMGIPILHISTDYVFDGSKDGAYVEDDPIAPIGAYGRSKAAGEIAVREACAEHLILRTAWVYSAHGNNFVKTMLRVGESRNELRVVADQHGIPTAAADIAETCIDAMRQVLTYKRSGIWGTYHYTGANATTWHGFADAIFDLAEPHWQRRPEVEAITTDEYPTPAKRPANSVLDCSLIADRLGLNPKPWQQSLEKVVSELLDQAG; translated from the coding sequence ATCCACCTTCTCGTAACCGGCGCTGGCGGCCAGGTTGGCACAGAGNTCGGCAAACGCGCCTCTGCCGATCCGGATGCCCCGGATGCAATTCGCCTCACCTGCATTGATCGGGATGAAGCCGATCTTAGTGAGCCCAGCAGCCTGCGGAATGTCATTGAACAGCACCGCCCCGACGGCGTGATCAATGCCGCCGCCTACACGGCTGTCGACAAGGCAGAGGAAGAGGAAGAGCTCGCCACCATCATTAATGGCGAAGCACCAGGCGCCATGGCTGCGACCTGCCAGGATATGGGCATCCCTATTTTGCACATCTCCACCGACTACGTGTTCGATGGCAGTAAAGACGGCGCCTATGTTGAGGATGACCCCATCGCCCCCATCGGCGCCTATGGCCGGTCAAAGGCCGCTGGTGAAATCGCCGTTCGCGAGGCCTGCGCAGAACACCTGATCCTACGCACCGCCTGGGTTTACAGCGCCCATGGCAATAACTTCGTGAAAACCATGCTACGGGTTGGTGAGAGCCGTAATGAATTGCGGGTGGTTGCCGATCAGCATGGCATCCCAACCGCTGCAGCCGATATCGCCGAGACTTGCATCGATGCGATGCGTCAGGTCCTAACCTATAAGCGCAGCGGCATCTGGGGCACCTATCACTACACCGGCGCCAATGCGACCACCTGGCATGGCTTTGCTGATGCGATCTTTGATCTCGCCGAACCGCACTGGCAACGGCGCCCAGAGGTTGAGGCCATCACCACGGATGAATATCCAACGCCAGCGAAGCGTCCGGCGAATTCGGTCCTGGATTGCAGCTTGATCGCTGACCGCCTCGGCCTTAACCCCAAGCCATGGCAGCAATCACTTGAGAAGGTGGTGAGCGAGCTGCTGGACCAGGCTGGCTAA
- the rfbA gene encoding glucose-1-phosphate thymidylyltransferase RfbA, translated as MKGIILAGGSGTRLYPITRGVSKQLLPVYNKPMIYYPLSVLMLAGISEVLIITTPHDNAAFKTLLGDGSQWGMRLEYAVQPSPDGLAQAFIIGRDFIDGEPSCLILGDNLFFGHDLESMVRRASEVEDGAVVFGYHVSDPERYGVVEFDDKGRAITIEEKPEQPKSNYAVTGLYFYDAEVCDLAANLAPSPRGELEITDLNRLYLERGKLSVEVMRRGFAWLDTGTFDSLIEAGQFVQTIENRQGQQIACLEEIAFRRGLIDEQQLIKLAEPLKKNAYGQYLLGLLED; from the coding sequence ATGAAGGGCATCATTCTCGCCGGTGGCAGCGGCACCCGGCTTTATCCGATCACCCGCGGCGTTAGTAAGCAGCTCCTGCCCGTCTACAACAAGCCGATGATCTACTACCCGCTCTCAGTCCTGATGTTGGCTGGCATTAGCGAAGTGCTGATCATCACCACCCCCCATGACAATGCCGCGTTTAAGACCCTGCTGGGCGATGGTAGCCAATGGGGCATGCGCCTTGAATATGCCGTCCAGCCGAGCCCTGACGGCCTTGCGCAAGCATTCATCATCGGCCGGGATTTCATCGATGGCGAGCCAAGCTGCCTGATCCTCGGCGATAACCTCTTCTTTGGTCACGATCTTGAATCAATGGTTCGCCGCGCCTCCGAGGTTGAGGATGGCGCCGTCGTCTTCGGCTATCACGTCAGCGACCCGGAGCGGTATGGCGTTGTTGAATTTGACGACAAGGGCCGGGCGATCACGATTGAGGAAAAACCCGAGCAGCCAAAGTCGAACTATGCCGTCACCGGCCTCTATTTCTATGACGCTGAGGTGTGTGATCTGGCCGCTAATCTGGCGCCGTCACCGCGTGGGGAGCTGGAGATTACCGACCTGAACCGCCTGTATCTGGAACGGGGCAAGCTGTCGGTTGAGGTCATGCGTCGTGGCTTCGCCTGGCTCGACACCGGCACCTTCGACAGCCTGATTGAAGCCGGCCAATTCGTGCAGACGATTGAGAACCGACAAGGTCAGCAAATTGCCTGCCTTGAAGAGATTGCGTTCCGCCGCGGCCTGATTGATGAACAGCAGCTGATCAAGCTGGCAGAGCCACTGAAGAAGAATGCCTATGGCCAGTATCTTCTTGGGCTGTTGGAAGACTAG
- the rfbC gene encoding dTDP-4-dehydrorhamnose 3,5-epimerase translates to MDVKSLAIPEVKLITPQKFGDHRGFFSETYNKERFFEAGIKAEFVQDNQSLSARPGTLRGLHFQTDPHPQAKLVRVVRGAIFDVAVDIRHGSPTFGQWVGMELSAENWHQLFVPVGFAHGFCTLQPDTEVVYKVSGKYAPETDRGIAWNDPDIGIDWPVKADDVVLSEKDTKHPTLADSPTYFTHTQ, encoded by the coding sequence ATGGACGTCAAATCCCTCGCCATCCCAGAAGTTAAGCTGATCACCCCGCAGAAATTCGGTGATCACCGCGGCTTCTTCTCAGAGACTTACAACAAAGAGCGGTTCTTTGAGGCCGGGATCAAGGCTGAGTTTGTTCAGGACAACCAATCGCTATCAGCGCGTCCGGGCACCCTGCGGGGCCTACACTTTCAAACTGACCCACACCCCCAGGCCAAGCTGGTTCGGGTGGTGCGCGGCGCCATCTTTGATGTCGCGGTTGATATCCGCCACGGCTCGCCAACCTTTGGCCAATGGGTTGGCATGGAGCTGAGTGCAGAGAACTGGCACCAGCTTTTTGTACCGGTTGGGTTTGCCCATGGGTTCTGCACCCTGCAACCCGACACCGAGGTGGTCTATAAGGTGTCCGGTAAGTACGCCCCGGAAACTGATCGGGGCATTGCCTGGAACGACCCTGATATCGGTATTGATTGGCCAGTTAAGGCGGATGACGTTGTGCTGTCTGAAAAGGACACCAAGCATCCAACCCTGGCTGATAGCCCGACCTATTTCACCCATACGCAGTAA